In Babesia bovis T2Bo chromosome 4 map unlocalized Chr4_2, whole genome shotgun sequence, the sequence tatgttCAATAAGTCAGCATGGATTGAAGGTTATCATTAAAGTGCTCAATCTTCGAACTCCTGACACTTTGGAATGCCAGCGATAGGCTCCACGCAGCGTAAGCATGGAGTCTTCCGTTGAAAATGCTCATAGATATGTAGCAGATCCACCAGATATAATACAGAAGCTCTGCTTTGCTGaagatttaatatattcatctAAAGAGCAAGATGTTAACGTTGTCTACTCACGCTATCCTCGTAAGGTAATGATATGCTCATCGAAACAAGGTGATGCAATTCAAAAGGCGCGTGAAGAAGTAGTAAAACATATCAAAGAAACGTATGACTGTATAGTTGTCATACACGATCGCTTATTACCTTCCATAGAAGCGGAAGCAGAAAAACTTTGGGGAGAAATCCacaatatgtatacaaAACCAACCATGTTAACTGATAAAGATAATGATGCAGATGTATCGGTGGCATATGGTGAAATTAACACTGATGATGTTGATCTAATTATCGTCATTGGAGGAGATGGGACAATATTAAAAGTAATCAAGATGTTCACTAATGCTATACCACCAGTAATAGGACTCTCCATGGGATCAATGGGATATATGGTAAAATTCAACATGGATGAATTAAAAGAAACCCTTAGTAATATATGTACAGCGGGTCTCAGAGTCTCCAGGAGAAGGATGCTACATGTTGAAATTTACAGTGATACGGGCGTCCTAATCGCCCGTAGAAATGCACTCAATGAGTGTGTAATTGACAGAGGTTTGTCCCCTTGCATCTCTACATTGGATGTTTACTATAATGGGACGTATTTTACCACTGTAACAGGTGATGGAGCATTAATTAGCACTCCTAGTGGATCAACTGCATATTCAATGTCCGCTGGTGGGCCGATTGTTCATCCATCAGTGTCATCAATGTTGTTTACCGTAATTTGTCCACATTCAATTTCATATAGACCGGTAGTATTGCCATATGACGCAGTGCTGGATATTTTAGTACCTGCAGACAACAGAGGATACGCTAGACTTTCCGTTGATGGAAACTACCATTGTACCCTGAAACAGGGGTGTTACGTACGTGTGTATTCTTCGAAGGTTGCATTCCCCTTAGTTTTGCCAAATAACACTCAGGCAGGCGAGGAGTGGATAAGAGCTTTAAGGGAACACCTACATTGGAATTATAGGGTCAGGCAGCAAACACTTGGCCTAGATCATCCATTACAATAGAATTACC encodes:
- a CDS encoding ATP-NAD kinase family protein translates to MESSVENAHRYVADPPDIIQKLCFAEDLIYSSKEQDVNVVYSRYPRKVMICSSKQGDAIQKAREEVVKHIKETYDCIVVIHDRLLPSIEAEAEKLWGEIHNMYTKPTMLTDKDNDADVSVAYGEINTDDVDLIIVIGGDGTILKVIKMFTNAIPPVIGLSMGSMGYMVKFNMDELKETLSNICTAGLRVSRRRMLHVEIYSDTGVLIARRNALNECVIDRGLSPCISTLDVYYNGTYFTTVTGDGALISTPSGSTAYSMSAGGPIVHPSVSSMLFTVICPHSISYRPVVLPYDAVLDILVPADNRGYARLSVDGNYHCTLKQGCYVRVYSSKVAFPLVLPNNTQAGEEWIRALREHLHWNYRVRQQTLGLDHPLQ